Proteins from a genomic interval of Oncorhynchus nerka isolate Pitt River linkage group LG13, Oner_Uvic_2.0, whole genome shotgun sequence:
- the LOC115140547 gene encoding forkhead box protein B2-like, translating into MPRPGKNSYSDQKPPYSYISLTAMAIQNSTEKMLPLSDIYKFIMDRFPYYRENTQRWQNSLRHNLSFNDCFIKIPRRPDQPGKGSFWALHPDCGDMFENGSFLRRRKRFKLLRAEHMACKSSPMMHYFHHQGKLSGGHHEHPGPAAAVGRLPHFQSYGSINCGQSGGFKHPFAIENIIGRDYKGVMTSGLPITSVMHHLGYPVPAQLSSVVNSMWPHVGMLSDSMSAIPVSSEYAPFGVSMKGLYHHASGQTLPAVPVPIKPTPSMGPMPGLSGLPSGPAQLCSSSSMLEKNGSDPLEGKGNAIHPALLLS; encoded by the coding sequence ATGCCTCGTCCGGGGAAGAACTCGTACAGTGACCAGAAGCCGCCTTACTCCTATATCTCTCTGACAGCCATGGCCATCCAGAACTCAACAGAGAAGATGCTCCCACTGAGCGACATCTATAAGTTCATTATGGACCGCTTCCCTTACTATCGGGAGAACACACAGCGGTGGCAGAACTCTCTGCGACACAACCTGTCCTTCAATGATTGCTTCATCAAAATCCCCCGGCGGCCCGATCAGCCGGGGAAGGGCAGCTTTTGGGCCCTGCACCCAGACTGTGGGGACATGTTCGAAAACGGCAGCTTTCTACGCAGGCGGAAGCGCTTTAAACTGCTGCGCGCTGAGCACATGGCCTGCAAGAGCTCCCCGATGATGCACTACTTCCACCACCAGGGCAAGCTGAGTGGAGGGCATCATGAGCATCCAGGCCCCGCGGCGGCAGTGGGCAGGCTCCCCCACTTTCAGAGCTACGGCAGCATCAACTGCGGACAGTCCGGCGGCTTCAAGCACCCGTTCGCCATTGAGAACATCATAGGTCGGGACTACAAGGGCGTGATGACGAGCGGGCTGCCCATCACTTCGGTAATGCACCACCTGGGCTACCCTGTGCCCGCGCAGCTCAGCAGTGTGGTCAACTCAATGTGGCCGCACGTGGGCATGCTGTCAGATTCCATGAGCGCCATACCCGTCTCCTCAGAGTATGCGCCCTTTGGCGTGTCCATGAAGGGTCTCTACCATCACGCCAGTGGACAGACGCTACCCGCTGTTCCTGTGCCCATCAAACCCACCCCGTCTATGGGTCCGATGCCCGGTCTTTCGGGCCTTCCGTCCGGCCCAGCGCAGCTCTGCTCCTCTTCATCCATGCTGGAGAAGAATGGTTCCGACCCTTTGGAGGGCAAGGGCAACGCGATACACCCGGCTCTTCTGCTGTCTTAA